In Parasegetibacter sp. NRK P23, a single genomic region encodes these proteins:
- the atpC gene encoding ATP synthase F1 subunit epsilon — MYLEILTPERKLYSGEVYGVQLPGTDGLFEVLDQHAPLVSALGKGKVKVLKDKQSASFYQIAGGFVEVLNNKATVLVEGAVALDNQ; from the coding sequence GTGTATCTAGAAATTTTAACACCCGAACGCAAGCTGTACAGCGGCGAAGTATATGGTGTCCAGTTACCTGGAACTGATGGGCTTTTCGAGGTACTCGATCAGCACGCCCCGCTCGTAAGCGCGCTCGGTAAAGGAAAGGTGAAAGTGCTGAAAGACAAACAATCCGCTTCTTTTTACCAGATCGCGGGTGGTTTTGTTGAAGTGCTGAACAATAAAGCTACTGTGCTGGTGGAAGGCGCTGTCGCGCTGGATAACCAGTAG
- the atpD gene encoding F0F1 ATP synthase subunit beta has translation MPNTGKVKQVIGAVVDVQFSGKLPEIYNALELKRENGDTLVMEVQQHLGEDSVRCIAMDGTEGLVRGTAVSDTGKAITMPIGEGIKGRLFNVTGDPIDGLPAIDKAGGRAIHAKPPAFENLSTATEVLFTGIKVIDLIEPYAKGGKIGLFGGAGVGKTVLIQELINNIAKAYSGLSVFAGVGERTREGNDLMREMIEAGIMKYGEGFKHSMEEGGWDLEKVDMNELKDSKATFVFGQMNEPPGARARVALSGLTIAEYYRDGDGQGQGRDILFFVDNIFRFTQAGSEVSALLGRMPSAVGYQPTLATEMGLMQERITSTKNGSITSVQAVYVPADDLTDPAPATTFAHLDATTVLSRKIADLGIYPAVDPLDSTSRILTPAIVGENHYNTADRVKLILQRYKELQDIIAILGLDELSDEDKQTVSRARKVQRFLSQPFHVAEQFTGLKGVLVPIEETIRGFNMIMDGEVDEYPEAAFNLVGTIEDAIEKGKKLLAQAQG, from the coding sequence ATGCCTAACACAGGTAAAGTAAAGCAGGTGATCGGAGCCGTTGTGGACGTACAGTTCAGCGGTAAATTACCCGAAATTTACAACGCGCTGGAACTGAAGCGTGAAAATGGTGATACCCTGGTAATGGAAGTTCAGCAACACCTTGGTGAAGACAGCGTTCGTTGCATCGCGATGGACGGAACTGAAGGCCTGGTGCGTGGCACAGCGGTATCTGATACTGGTAAAGCGATCACCATGCCCATAGGTGAAGGCATCAAAGGAAGGTTGTTCAACGTAACAGGTGATCCTATCGACGGATTGCCCGCTATCGACAAAGCCGGTGGCCGTGCTATTCACGCCAAGCCCCCTGCGTTCGAGAACCTGAGCACCGCTACAGAAGTACTCTTCACAGGTATCAAAGTAATCGACCTGATCGAACCTTACGCGAAAGGTGGTAAAATCGGTCTGTTCGGTGGTGCCGGTGTGGGTAAAACCGTATTGATCCAGGAATTGATCAATAACATCGCGAAAGCATATTCCGGTTTGTCCGTGTTCGCAGGTGTGGGTGAGCGTACCCGTGAAGGGAACGACCTCATGCGCGAAATGATTGAAGCCGGTATCATGAAATATGGTGAAGGATTCAAACACAGCATGGAAGAAGGTGGATGGGACCTCGAGAAAGTGGACATGAACGAACTGAAAGATTCCAAAGCGACTTTCGTGTTCGGACAAATGAACGAACCCCCAGGAGCACGTGCCCGCGTGGCATTGAGCGGTCTTACCATCGCTGAATACTACCGTGATGGCGACGGACAGGGACAAGGCCGTGACATCCTCTTCTTCGTAGACAATATCTTCCGTTTCACCCAGGCTGGTTCCGAAGTATCGGCCCTGCTGGGACGTATGCCTTCCGCCGTGGGTTACCAACCTACACTGGCTACTGAAATGGGACTGATGCAGGAAAGGATCACCTCTACCAAGAACGGTTCCATTACCTCCGTACAGGCGGTATACGTGCCTGCGGATGACCTTACCGACCCCGCTCCCGCAACAACTTTCGCCCACCTTGATGCGACAACCGTACTCAGCCGTAAAATCGCTGACCTCGGTATCTATCCTGCCGTGGATCCGCTGGATTCTACCAGCCGTATCCTTACGCCGGCCATCGTGGGTGAAAACCACTACAACACCGCTGACCGCGTGAAGCTGATCCTTCAGCGTTACAAGGAACTGCAGGATATCATCGCCATCCTCGGTCTGGATGAATTGAGCGACGAAGACAAACAAACAGTATCCCGCGCCCGTAAAGTACAGCGTTTCCTTTCACAGCCTTTCCACGTGGCAGAACAGTTCACGGGTCTGAAAGGTGTACTCGTTCCCATCGAAGAAACCATCCGCGGTTTCAACATGATCATGGACGGTGAAGTAGACGAATACCCAGAAGCGGCGTTCAACCTTGTTGGTACCATTGAAGATGCCATCGAAAAAGGTAAGAAACTGCTGGCGCAGGCACAGGGATAA
- a CDS encoding murein L,D-transpeptidase has protein sequence MRKNHYFNPGSGVMILIAIALIVSACGSGSGKEQAPIVRDTTITAQNAYNNLFFDSLRLEKAIASDSSLWQFDEKLRRFYAGRNYQFAWFDTSGMAEQAYNFRNLWTASASDLQDSLLLNEPLTATVDSLHQPGLTPPSSDSGIFRTEIALTRQFFLYAEKNFTGKENLDMAELEWFIPRKKIQAVELLDSLIATKGKDIARIAPVSKQYYLLEEYLKKYYQLEKETGWPEIVAEQKKFSPGDSSSTISAIKHRLSFLGDYADPDSSGYFNNALTEAVKNYQHRHGITEDGIIGPQFLRRLNAPINDRIRQILINMERLRWAPREPETDYLLVNIPEYRLHVYEDGQLSFDMDVVVGKAQHGTVIFTGSLKYIVFSPYWNIPPGILANEILPAVQRNPGYLAKHNMEVVSGKTVVPPGSINWGKYTARTFPYMIRQKPGDNNSLGRVKFLFPNNYNIYFHDTPAKSLFGESRRDFSHGCIRLSEPVKFAEHLLRNDTSWTSEKISEFMKADKEKYVTLKKEIPVFIGYFTAWVDKDGKLNFREDVYGHDKKLEEKLFGSSPK, from the coding sequence ATGCGGAAAAATCACTACTTCAATCCCGGATCAGGGGTAATGATCCTGATCGCCATTGCGCTTATCGTTTCAGCCTGTGGTTCCGGTTCTGGGAAAGAGCAGGCACCTATTGTCAGAGACACTACCATTACAGCGCAGAACGCATACAATAACCTTTTCTTCGACAGTCTGCGGTTGGAAAAAGCAATCGCCAGTGATTCGTCCCTCTGGCAATTCGATGAAAAACTCCGTCGTTTCTATGCCGGCCGCAACTACCAGTTCGCTTGGTTCGATACCTCCGGCATGGCCGAACAGGCTTATAACTTCCGCAACCTGTGGACCGCCAGCGCTTCCGATCTTCAGGATTCGCTCCTGCTGAATGAACCCCTTACCGCCACTGTTGACAGTCTTCACCAACCTGGTCTTACGCCACCCTCCAGCGATTCCGGCATATTCAGAACCGAAATCGCCCTCACCCGCCAGTTCTTCCTTTATGCGGAGAAAAACTTCACCGGCAAAGAAAACCTCGATATGGCCGAATTGGAATGGTTCATCCCCCGCAAGAAAATCCAGGCGGTTGAACTGCTCGATTCCCTGATCGCAACCAAAGGCAAGGACATCGCCCGTATCGCCCCGGTAAGCAAACAATATTACCTGCTGGAAGAATACCTTAAAAAGTATTACCAACTCGAAAAAGAAACCGGCTGGCCCGAAATTGTGGCGGAACAGAAAAAATTCAGTCCCGGAGACAGTTCCTCCACGATTTCCGCCATCAAGCACCGTCTCAGCTTTCTGGGAGACTATGCCGATCCCGATTCCTCCGGCTATTTCAACAACGCCCTCACCGAAGCGGTCAAAAATTACCAGCACCGCCATGGTATTACCGAAGACGGCATCATCGGGCCCCAGTTCCTGCGCAGGTTAAACGCCCCGATCAATGACCGCATCCGGCAGATTCTCATCAATATGGAACGGTTGCGCTGGGCGCCCCGTGAACCCGAAACCGATTACCTCCTGGTGAATATTCCCGAATATCGCCTGCATGTGTACGAAGATGGGCAACTTTCTTTTGATATGGATGTGGTGGTGGGAAAAGCGCAGCATGGTACCGTTATTTTCACGGGTAGTTTGAAGTACATTGTATTCAGTCCGTACTGGAATATTCCTCCCGGAATTCTTGCCAACGAGATACTTCCGGCCGTCCAACGCAACCCCGGTTATCTCGCCAAACACAATATGGAAGTGGTTAGCGGTAAAACGGTGGTGCCACCCGGCAGCATCAACTGGGGGAAATACACCGCCCGTACCTTCCCGTATATGATACGCCAGAAGCCCGGTGATAATAACTCACTCGGCAGGGTGAAATTCCTGTTCCCGAATAACTATAATATTTACTTCCACGACACACCGGCTAAGAGTCTTTTCGGTGAAAGCCGCCGTGATTTCAGCCATGGCTGCATCCGCCTCAGCGAACCCGTGAAATTCGCGGAACACCTGCTCCGCAACGATACCTCCTGGACATCTGAAAAGATCAGTGAATTCATGAAAGCCGACAAAGAAAAATATGTGACGCTTAAAAAGGAAATCCCGGTATTTATCGGCTATTTCACCGCTTGGGTGGATAAAGATGGGAAACTAAACTTCAGGGAAGATGTGTATGGGCACGATAAGAAGTTGGAAGAAAAACTTTTCGGATCATCGCCCAAATAG
- a CDS encoding phage holin family protein translates to MASDKKPGFFEETEEMVEKYVQDRMLLFKLQATEKAANLVALMVSGIVIGMIGFFILMFLSIMAGYYFAELTGSLFYGFGIITLVYIVLLIILVLLRKKILHNFVANTVVRIIFDKQTDEDEPNSTHNVPDQAGPDTYQQP, encoded by the coding sequence ATGGCCAGTGATAAAAAGCCCGGATTTTTTGAAGAAACGGAGGAGATGGTGGAAAAGTACGTTCAGGACAGGATGCTGCTCTTTAAACTACAGGCCACTGAAAAGGCCGCCAACCTGGTGGCGCTTATGGTGAGTGGCATCGTAATTGGCATGATCGGCTTTTTTATCCTCATGTTCCTGAGTATTATGGCGGGATATTATTTCGCAGAACTTACCGGAAGCCTGTTTTACGGCTTCGGTATCATTACGCTCGTGTACATCGTTTTGCTCATCATACTCGTCTTATTGAGGAAAAAAATCCTCCATAATTTCGTGGCCAACACGGTAGTCAGGATCATATTTGACAAACAAACAGATGAAGATGAACCAAATTCCACCCATAACGTCCCCGACCAGGCCGGACCTGACACATATCAACAACCTTGA
- a CDS encoding YtxH domain-containing protein codes for MASNSKLLVGFILGAAAGAALGVFLTSDKGKELIADLKDAAGKFSDEVKETINKGKQFADDLEGTTEQA; via the coding sequence ATGGCAAGTAATTCGAAACTACTCGTAGGATTTATACTTGGCGCTGCCGCGGGCGCTGCTTTAGGTGTTTTTCTCACCAGCGATAAGGGGAAAGAACTGATCGCGGACCTGAAAGATGCCGCGGGCAAGTTCTCTGATGAAGTGAAAGAAACGATCAACAAGGGAAAGCAATTCGCTGATGACCTCGAAGGCACCACGGAACAGGCCTGA
- a CDS encoding AI-2E family transporter produces the protein METKLSDRKMNKYLFLTIILLFGGFLFFSLIEFFTGFLGAIMFYVLAKPSMCRLLKKGWNKSLAAVVIIVISFFIILLPISLLGAMLYNKISAFVSDPEALVSALKEFDQRIQSQYNFKLLSEKNISNIEGFATGAIQSILNESLGIFGTITMMYFFLYFMLYNVNRMEAAIVFYLPFQRRKIELFGQELVAQTFSNAVGVPLIAVAQGLCGYGGYLIAGLPEAGFWGIITGFSSIIPIVGTGLVWVPAGIYLLAGGSIWQGVFIIIWGAAALGSLDNVIRFMLAKRMADVHPVVTVLGVIIGLKYFNIPGLIFGPLLISYFIILLKIYYAEYQTDVPVIKKNKIRPVRFNLPFLGTKKP, from the coding sequence ATGGAGACAAAGCTATCCGACCGGAAGATGAACAAGTACCTCTTCCTGACCATCATCCTGCTTTTCGGCGGGTTTCTTTTTTTCAGTCTGATAGAATTCTTCACCGGTTTCCTGGGCGCCATTATGTTTTATGTGCTGGCCAAACCGAGCATGTGCAGGCTTTTGAAAAAGGGCTGGAATAAATCACTGGCAGCCGTGGTCATCATCGTGATTTCTTTCTTTATCATCCTCTTGCCGATCAGTTTGCTGGGCGCGATGCTGTATAATAAGATAAGCGCTTTTGTTAGTGATCCTGAAGCGCTGGTAAGCGCGTTAAAAGAATTCGACCAGCGCATACAGTCTCAATATAATTTCAAATTGCTTTCAGAAAAGAACATCAGCAATATTGAAGGATTCGCTACCGGTGCCATACAATCGATCCTGAATGAAAGCCTGGGCATTTTCGGCACCATTACCATGATGTATTTCTTTCTTTATTTCATGTTGTACAATGTAAACAGGATGGAAGCGGCCATCGTGTTTTACCTTCCCTTCCAGCGGAGGAAAATCGAATTGTTCGGGCAGGAACTGGTGGCGCAGACCTTCAGCAATGCGGTGGGTGTTCCCCTGATTGCAGTGGCACAGGGGCTTTGCGGTTACGGTGGTTACCTGATAGCGGGCCTGCCCGAAGCGGGTTTCTGGGGCATCATCACAGGTTTCTCTTCCATCATTCCTATTGTTGGCACCGGGTTGGTATGGGTGCCCGCGGGTATCTACCTTTTAGCGGGTGGCTCCATCTGGCAGGGCGTATTTATCATCATCTGGGGCGCGGCTGCGCTGGGGAGCCTTGACAATGTGATCCGGTTCATGCTCGCCAAGCGCATGGCCGATGTACATCCCGTGGTTACCGTGCTGGGCGTGATCATCGGACTGAAATATTTTAATATTCCCGGATTGATATTCGGGCCACTCCTGATCTCCTATTTTATTATCCTCCTGAAGATTTATTACGCGGAATACCAGACCGATGTTCCGGTCATAAAAAAGAATAAAATTCGCCCTGTTCGGTTTAACTTGCCCTTTTTAGGAACGAAAAAGCCATAA
- a CDS encoding DNA polymerase III subunit gamma/tau, whose product MEKFIVSARKYRPQNFSTVVGQQHITTTLKNAIRNKQLAHAFLFCGPRGVGKTTCARILAKTINCAHPGEDGEACNTCHSCVSFNDGASLNIHELDAASNNSVDDIRTLVEQVRFAPQAGEYKVYIIDEVHMLSSSAFNAFLKTLEEPPPYAIFILATTEKHKILPTILSRCQIFDFKRITTQDTADHLNEICEKEAVKAEMAALQLIAQKSEGCMRDALSIMDKIVSFTNGELSYTNTLEHLNILDADYYFRLMDAMLKQDVSSALLMFDEINRKGFEGDTVLNGLAEFIRNLLVCKDPKVASLLDVVESFKDRYVTMAGAVSASLLVSALNLLSDAEIQYRGARNKRLHIELTLIKLCYLQQAIEITDGGSGPDKKKITDRPLAFRTVSLAPAPEKKPVSGAKLIVETSATPKPVATTATQAAAAPSANTQPAAFQTPTTPIQTGAPSAAVKPATVTAPAPPNGGGLKLSSLSKLRQEIAARNSGPSEKKERIALTQELLKEHWQGFANKLREAKNPAVQSFELSELRILDDENFEVVTGDNIMARFIDAEKRELAEYLQEKFCNNRLLFTVVIEQRADLGLKFERPLTPREVFMQMAEQYPLINDLRIKLRLEVD is encoded by the coding sequence ATGGAAAAGTTCATCGTTTCGGCCCGGAAGTACAGACCACAGAATTTCAGCACCGTTGTGGGGCAGCAGCATATTACCACCACCTTAAAGAACGCGATCCGCAACAAACAACTGGCGCATGCCTTTTTGTTTTGTGGTCCGCGGGGTGTGGGGAAGACCACCTGCGCGCGTATCCTGGCCAAGACCATCAACTGTGCGCATCCCGGAGAAGATGGGGAAGCCTGCAATACCTGTCATTCCTGTGTATCCTTCAACGATGGGGCCTCGCTGAATATCCATGAACTGGATGCCGCCTCCAACAACTCGGTGGACGATATCCGTACACTGGTGGAACAAGTACGTTTCGCGCCACAGGCGGGGGAGTACAAGGTGTACATCATCGATGAGGTGCACATGCTCAGTTCCTCGGCCTTCAACGCCTTCCTGAAAACACTGGAAGAACCGCCTCCGTATGCCATTTTTATCCTGGCCACCACGGAAAAACATAAGATACTGCCCACGATCCTTTCCCGTTGCCAGATTTTCGATTTCAAACGGATCACCACCCAGGATACCGCCGACCACCTCAACGAGATATGTGAGAAAGAAGCAGTGAAAGCGGAAATGGCCGCCCTGCAACTGATCGCCCAGAAAAGTGAAGGTTGTATGCGCGACGCGCTGAGCATCATGGACAAGATCGTGAGTTTCACCAACGGGGAACTTAGCTACACGAATACCCTGGAGCACCTCAATATCCTGGACGCGGATTATTATTTCCGGCTCATGGACGCCATGCTGAAGCAGGATGTATCTTCGGCGCTCCTGATGTTCGACGAGATCAACCGGAAAGGTTTTGAAGGCGATACCGTATTGAACGGGCTGGCCGAATTCATCCGGAACCTGCTGGTGTGCAAAGACCCGAAAGTGGCGTCACTGCTGGATGTGGTGGAGAGTTTCAAAGACCGTTATGTAACCATGGCTGGGGCCGTCAGCGCTTCCCTGCTGGTGAGTGCGCTGAACCTGCTTTCCGATGCGGAAATACAATACCGCGGCGCCAGGAACAAGCGCCTCCACATAGAACTTACCCTCATCAAACTCTGTTACCTCCAGCAGGCGATAGAAATTACCGATGGCGGCTCCGGCCCGGATAAAAAAAAAATAACTGACCGGCCGCTGGCGTTCAGAACGGTTTCACTGGCACCCGCTCCAGAGAAAAAACCGGTTTCAGGCGCGAAACTGATTGTGGAAACATCAGCCACACCGAAGCCAGTTGCAACCACTGCTACACAGGCTGCGGCGGCACCTTCAGCAAATACTCAACCGGCCGCTTTCCAAACTCCAACAACACCAATACAAACGGGAGCCCCCAGCGCAGCCGTCAAACCCGCTACAGTTACCGCACCTGCTCCACCTAATGGCGGAGGACTGAAACTCAGCTCACTGAGTAAACTCCGGCAGGAGATCGCGGCAAGAAACAGCGGCCCTTCCGAGAAAAAAGAACGCATCGCCCTTACGCAGGAACTGTTGAAAGAACACTGGCAGGGCTTCGCCAACAAATTAAGGGAAGCGAAAAACCCAGCCGTACAAAGTTTCGAATTATCCGAACTGCGTATCCTGGACGATGAAAACTTTGAAGTAGTTACCGGCGACAATATCATGGCCCGCTTTATTGATGCTGAAAAGCGGGAACTCGCGGAATACCTGCAGGAGAAGTTCTGCAACAACAGGTTGCTTTTCACCGTGGTGATTGAGCAAAGAGCAGACCTCGGCCTGAAATTCGAACGGCCGCTCACACCACGCGAGGTATTCATGCAGATGGCCGAACAATACCCACTGATCAACGATTTGCGGATAAAACTCCGGCTCGAAGTAGATTAA
- a CDS encoding pyruvate dehydrogenase complex dihydrolipoamide acetyltransferase, which yields MAEVILMPRLSDTMTEGVIAAWHKKVGDTVKKGDLLAEVETDKATMELESYQDGTLLYVGAQNGEKVDVNALLAILGKPGENVDDLVKQNGGQAAPAAEKKSEATKEEAPKAEAQTEAPKAEKTAASGMDLATVEEAILMPRLSDTMTEGVIAAWHKKVGDSVKKGELLAEVETDKATMELESYKDGTLLYIGAEKGDKVPVNALLCIIGNDKTNVDAIVAAAKGGGIEAKGEGDVKGATGTPASSVESKKEDTNKESDTTSENVSSDGRIKASPLAKKIAAEKGIDITKVTGTGDNGRIVKSDVDNYVPAAEKASAAPAAKTTAAPAVYGQESFDEKPVSQMRKVIAKRLSESLFTAPHFYVTMSIDMDKAVESRAKMNETAPVKISFNDMVLKAVALSLKQHPAVNSSWLGDKIRTNHHVNIGVAVAVDEGLLVPVVRFADTKSLSQIGAEVKEYAKRAKDKKLQPADWEGSTFTISNLGMFGVDEFTAIINPPDACILAVGGISQVPVVKDGQIKVGNVMKVTLSCDHRVVDGATGAAFLQTLKSLLEEPVRMLV from the coding sequence ATGGCTGAAGTGATACTCATGCCCCGCCTGAGCGATACCATGACCGAAGGTGTGATAGCCGCCTGGCACAAAAAAGTGGGTGATACCGTTAAGAAAGGAGATTTACTGGCTGAAGTTGAAACCGATAAGGCCACCATGGAACTGGAAAGCTACCAGGACGGTACGCTCCTGTACGTGGGTGCCCAGAATGGAGAAAAAGTGGACGTGAACGCTTTGCTGGCCATCCTCGGAAAACCAGGGGAAAATGTAGATGATCTCGTGAAGCAAAATGGCGGACAAGCCGCTCCCGCAGCCGAAAAGAAATCCGAAGCAACAAAAGAAGAAGCACCCAAAGCTGAAGCGCAAACGGAAGCACCTAAGGCTGAAAAAACCGCGGCTTCCGGTATGGACCTGGCCACTGTGGAAGAAGCCATCCTGATGCCACGTCTCAGCGATACCATGACAGAAGGCGTGATCGCCGCCTGGCATAAAAAAGTGGGCGACTCCGTTAAAAAAGGAGAATTGCTTGCGGAAGTGGAAACCGATAAGGCGACCATGGAACTGGAAAGTTATAAAGATGGCACCCTGCTTTATATTGGCGCTGAAAAAGGCGACAAAGTTCCTGTTAACGCCCTGCTCTGCATCATCGGAAATGATAAAACAAATGTGGACGCGATCGTTGCCGCAGCCAAAGGCGGTGGCATCGAAGCCAAAGGAGAAGGTGACGTGAAAGGTGCCACAGGTACACCCGCCTCTTCCGTAGAAAGCAAAAAGGAAGATACCAATAAGGAAAGTGATACCACTTCTGAAAATGTTTCCAGCGACGGAAGGATCAAAGCATCCCCACTCGCCAAAAAGATCGCCGCTGAAAAAGGCATCGATATCACCAAAGTAACCGGAACAGGAGACAATGGCCGTATTGTTAAATCCGACGTTGACAATTATGTTCCCGCCGCTGAAAAAGCTTCTGCCGCCCCTGCTGCAAAAACAACCGCCGCTCCTGCAGTATACGGCCAGGAAAGCTTCGACGAGAAGCCTGTTTCGCAAATGCGCAAGGTAATCGCCAAGCGCCTCAGCGAAAGCCTGTTCACCGCACCGCACTTCTACGTTACGATGTCTATTGATATGGACAAAGCCGTGGAAAGCCGCGCCAAAATGAATGAAACCGCTCCCGTAAAAATTTCCTTCAACGATATGGTGCTGAAAGCCGTGGCGCTTTCGCTGAAACAACATCCCGCTGTGAACAGCAGCTGGCTGGGCGACAAGATCCGCACCAACCACCACGTGAACATCGGCGTAGCCGTTGCCGTGGATGAAGGGCTGCTGGTTCCTGTAGTCCGTTTCGCCGATACCAAATCCCTCAGCCAGATCGGTGCTGAAGTGAAGGAGTATGCCAAACGCGCCAAAGACAAGAAGTTGCAACCTGCCGATTGGGAAGGTTCCACCTTTACCATCTCTAACCTTGGTATGTTCGGTGTGGACGAATTCACCGCCATCATCAACCCGCCCGATGCCTGCATTCTCGCGGTAGGTGGTATCAGCCAGGTGCCCGTTGTAAAAGATGGTCAGATTAAAGTGGGCAATGTGATGAAAGTAACCCTGAGCTGTGACCACCGTGTAGTGGATGGCGCAACAGGCGCAGCGTTCCTGCAAACACTGAAGAGCCTGCTGGAAGAACCCGTTAGAATGCTCGTGTAA
- a CDS encoding phytase has translation MQKRTFLYAAILFSACNTQPPVAKDALKPAVVTEVTPHDTDDPAIWIHPTHPDSSLIIGTDKDSDGGLYVYDLSGKMLREKTVRPLKRPNNVDIVQNVKIGGKTMDIAVATERETNSIRIFSVPDMRPLDNGGIEVFTGEQERGPMGVALYHNTADSAVYAIVGRKFGPKDAYLWQYKLEADAGGNITGTVVRKFGKFMGGKEIESIAVDAKLGYIYYSDEGYGVHKYHANPAKGNEELAVFGLKEFKEDVEGISIYQSTDSTGYIIVSNQQENTFNFYPREGVSGNVHQHTLIGKLPFSTVSSDGSEVTSVQLGNSFPKGVFVAMSEGMVFHYYDWRDIEKRLLKK, from the coding sequence ATGCAAAAAAGAACGTTTTTGTATGCGGCGATTTTGTTTTCCGCCTGCAATACCCAGCCCCCGGTGGCGAAGGATGCCCTGAAACCAGCGGTTGTAACCGAAGTTACGCCACACGATACCGATGATCCTGCGATCTGGATCCATCCCACGCATCCCGATTCCAGCCTGATCATCGGAACGGATAAAGATTCGGATGGCGGGTTGTATGTATATGACCTTTCCGGAAAGATGCTCCGGGAAAAAACAGTGCGTCCTCTGAAACGCCCCAATAATGTGGATATCGTTCAGAACGTGAAGATCGGGGGCAAAACGATGGACATCGCCGTTGCCACTGAAAGAGAGACGAACAGCATCCGTATATTCTCTGTTCCAGATATGCGTCCGCTTGACAATGGTGGCATTGAAGTGTTCACCGGTGAACAGGAGCGCGGACCTATGGGCGTAGCATTGTACCATAATACGGCCGACAGTGCAGTTTACGCCATCGTGGGAAGAAAGTTCGGTCCGAAGGATGCTTACCTCTGGCAATATAAACTGGAAGCGGATGCTGGTGGAAATATTACCGGCACCGTTGTGCGCAAATTCGGAAAGTTCATGGGTGGAAAAGAAATTGAGAGCATTGCCGTGGATGCTAAGTTGGGCTACATTTATTATTCTGATGAAGGATATGGTGTGCATAAATATCATGCTAATCCCGCAAAAGGAAATGAAGAACTGGCCGTATTCGGGTTGAAGGAGTTTAAAGAAGATGTGGAAGGTATTTCTATTTACCAGAGTACGGACTCAACCGGGTACATCATCGTTTCCAACCAGCAGGAGAATACCTTCAACTTCTACCCCAGGGAAGGTGTTTCAGGTAACGTCCATCAACATACGCTGATCGGAAAACTACCTTTCTCTACTGTCTCAAGTGATGGTTCGGAAGTAACATCCGTTCAACTTGGGAACAGCTTCCCGAAGGGCGTATTCGTAGCCATGAGCGAAGGAATGGTGTTCCATTACTACGACTGGCGTGATATCGAAAAGCGGTTACTTAAAAAATAA